A single genomic interval of Brevundimonas diminuta harbors:
- the aspS gene encoding aspartate--tRNA ligase — protein MHAYRSHTCGALRASDAGSAVRLSGWVHRKRDHGGLLFIDLRDHYGLTQLVLHPETPGFAAVERLRAESVIKVDGEVVARDASVVNPNLPTGEVEVRVQGVEVLSEAAELPMPVFGDQEYPEDIRLANRFLDLRRERLHKNIVLRSKVISSIRRRMVDQGFLEYQTPILTASSPEGARDFLVPSRLHPGKFYALPQAPQQFKQLLMVSGFDRYFQIAPCFRDEDLRADRSLEFYQLDVEMSFVTQEDVFAAIEPLMHGVFEEFGDGKPVSAIDGVHTFTNDFGETFEHKGFERLTYAQSMAWYGSDKPDLRNPIKMQVVSDHFRDGGFGLFAKILGADDKNAVWAIPAPTGGSRAFCDRMNSWAQGEGQPGLGYIFWSEDQGAWGGPIAKNLGQEPTKALMSSLGLGQGDAAFFVAGLPATFAKFAGLARTRVGTELKLVDEDQFKFCWIVDFPMFEWSEDEKKVDFSHNPFSMPQGGLEALENQDPLTIRAYQYDIVCNGYELCSGAIRNHKAEIMLKAFEIAGYDASVVEEQFGGMLNAFRFGAPPHGGLAPGIDRIVMLLAGETAIREVIAFPLNQQGEDLLMNAPTEAEERQLKDVHIRTALPIKV, from the coding sequence ATGCACGCCTATCGCTCCCACACCTGCGGCGCCCTGCGCGCCTCTGACGCCGGTTCCGCTGTTCGCCTGTCGGGCTGGGTTCACCGCAAGCGCGACCACGGCGGTTTGCTGTTCATCGACCTGCGCGACCACTACGGCCTGACGCAGCTGGTTCTGCACCCCGAGACGCCGGGCTTCGCCGCCGTGGAGCGTCTGCGCGCCGAGAGCGTGATCAAGGTCGATGGCGAGGTGGTCGCGCGCGACGCCTCGGTGGTGAACCCCAACCTGCCGACCGGCGAGGTCGAGGTGCGCGTCCAGGGCGTCGAGGTGCTGTCCGAAGCCGCCGAACTGCCGATGCCGGTCTTTGGGGATCAGGAATATCCCGAGGATATCCGCCTGGCCAACCGCTTCCTGGATCTGCGCCGCGAGCGACTGCACAAGAACATCGTGCTGCGCTCCAAGGTGATTTCCTCGATCCGCCGTCGCATGGTCGATCAGGGCTTCCTGGAGTATCAGACGCCGATCCTGACGGCCTCGTCGCCGGAAGGCGCGCGCGACTTCCTGGTGCCGTCGCGACTGCATCCGGGCAAGTTCTATGCGCTGCCCCAGGCGCCGCAGCAGTTCAAGCAGCTGCTGATGGTCTCGGGCTTCGACCGCTACTTCCAGATCGCGCCGTGCTTCCGTGACGAAGACCTGCGCGCCGACCGGTCGCTGGAGTTTTATCAGCTCGACGTCGAGATGAGCTTCGTGACCCAGGAAGACGTCTTCGCCGCCATCGAGCCGCTGATGCACGGCGTGTTCGAGGAGTTCGGCGACGGCAAGCCGGTCTCGGCCATCGACGGCGTCCATACCTTCACCAACGACTTCGGCGAGACGTTCGAGCACAAGGGTTTCGAGCGCCTGACCTACGCCCAGTCGATGGCCTGGTACGGTTCGGACAAGCCGGACCTGCGCAACCCGATCAAGATGCAGGTGGTGTCGGACCATTTCCGCGACGGCGGCTTCGGCCTGTTCGCCAAGATCCTGGGTGCGGACGACAAGAACGCGGTCTGGGCCATTCCGGCCCCCACGGGCGGTTCGCGCGCCTTCTGCGACCGCATGAACAGCTGGGCGCAGGGCGAGGGCCAGCCGGGCCTGGGTTATATCTTCTGGTCCGAGGACCAGGGCGCCTGGGGCGGCCCGATCGCCAAGAACCTGGGTCAGGAACCGACCAAGGCCCTGATGTCGTCGCTCGGTCTGGGCCAGGGCGACGCCGCCTTCTTCGTCGCCGGCCTGCCTGCGACCTTCGCCAAGTTCGCCGGCCTGGCTCGCACTCGCGTCGGCACGGAGCTGAAGCTGGTGGACGAAGACCAGTTCAAATTCTGCTGGATCGTCGACTTCCCCATGTTCGAATGGTCGGAAGACGAGAAGAAGGTCGACTTCAGCCACAACCCCTTCTCCATGCCGCAGGGCGGACTGGAGGCCCTGGAGAACCAGGATCCGCTGACCATCCGCGCCTATCAGTACGACATCGTCTGCAACGGCTATGAGCTGTGCTCGGGCGCGATCCGGAACCACAAGGCCGAGATCATGCTGAAGGCGTTCGAGATCGCCGGCTATGACGCCTCGGTGGTCGAGGAGCAGTTCGGCGGCATGCTGAACGCCTTCCGCTTCGGCGCCCCGCCGCACGGCGGCCTGGCCCCCGGCATCGACCGCATCGTCATGCTGCTGGCCGGCGAGACGGCCATACGCGAGGTCATCGCCTTCCCGCTGAACCAGCAGGGCGAGGATCTACTGATGAACGCGCCGACCGAGGCCGAGGAGCGCCAGCTGAAGGATGTCCACATCCGCACGGCGCTGCCGATCAAGGTGTGA
- a CDS encoding hemolysin family protein translates to MLLIAIAVVLLLVVLNGLFAMTELAVVSSRKSKLQARAERGDRGARAALKLSEEPTQFLSAVQVGITLIGILAGAYGQATIAGELDRILEAAFPALAQYTEFFATAVVVVCITYVSLIIGELVPKRLALIFPETVASKMAKPISTLAIVLKPFVLLLTASTSGILKLLGVKDRDGSDVTQEEVATILAEGTSAGLIEPEEQEMIEEIMRLGDRPVRVAMTPRHEVFWIALDDPEEVVREEIRTCPYSRIVVARENDVDNPLGLVHKKDLLDALLTTGKIDVEPLVAEPAFIPQSTSVLKALEILKGSRVHMAFIVDEYGAFEGVVTATDILEMIAGDFDEGHDEEQAWIHQRADGTWLVDGQTDLDDLADTLGEDFGEHEGFHTVAGLILHQISRVPDEGEVLQVGRFEVEVVDMDDRRIDKLIFKELVKAEDERDAIAAHLED, encoded by the coding sequence ATGTTACTCATCGCTATTGCTGTCGTTCTGCTCCTGGTGGTGCTCAACGGCTTGTTCGCCATGACTGAATTGGCGGTCGTCTCCTCTCGGAAATCCAAGCTGCAGGCGAGGGCGGAACGAGGAGACCGGGGGGCCAGGGCGGCGCTGAAGCTGTCGGAAGAACCGACCCAGTTCCTGTCCGCCGTTCAGGTGGGCATCACCCTGATCGGCATTCTGGCGGGCGCCTATGGTCAGGCGACCATCGCGGGCGAACTTGATCGCATTCTGGAAGCCGCCTTCCCGGCGCTGGCGCAATACACCGAATTCTTCGCGACCGCCGTGGTGGTCGTGTGCATCACCTATGTCTCGCTGATCATCGGCGAACTGGTGCCCAAGCGCCTGGCGCTGATCTTTCCCGAGACGGTGGCGTCCAAGATGGCCAAGCCGATCTCGACGCTGGCGATCGTGCTGAAGCCCTTCGTCCTGCTGCTGACCGCCTCGACCTCGGGCATTCTGAAGCTGCTGGGCGTCAAGGATCGCGACGGATCGGACGTGACCCAGGAAGAGGTGGCCACCATTTTGGCCGAGGGCACCTCGGCCGGCCTGATCGAACCGGAAGAGCAGGAGATGATCGAGGAGATCATGCGCCTGGGCGACCGTCCGGTGCGGGTGGCCATGACGCCGCGCCACGAGGTGTTCTGGATCGCCCTTGACGACCCCGAGGAGGTGGTGCGCGAGGAAATCCGCACCTGCCCCTATTCGCGCATCGTCGTGGCGCGCGAGAACGACGTCGATAATCCGCTCGGCCTGGTGCACAAGAAGGACCTGCTGGACGCTCTGCTGACGACCGGCAAGATCGATGTGGAGCCGCTTGTCGCCGAGCCGGCCTTCATTCCTCAGTCGACCTCGGTGCTGAAGGCGCTGGAAATCCTGAAGGGCTCGCGGGTCCACATGGCCTTCATCGTCGACGAATACGGCGCCTTCGAAGGCGTGGTGACGGCGACCGACATCCTGGAGATGATCGCCGGCGACTTCGACGAGGGCCATGACGAAGAGCAGGCCTGGATCCATCAACGCGCGGATGGCACCTGGCTGGTGGACGGCCAGACCGACCTCGACGATCTCGCCGACACCCTGGGCGAGGACTTCGGCGAGCATGAAGGCTTCCACACCGTCGCCGGCCTGATTCTGCACCAGATCTCGCGCGTCCCGGACGAGGGCGAAGTGCTGCAGGTGGGTCGATTCGAGGTCGAGGTCGTGGATATGGACGACCGCCGTATCGACAAGCTGATCTTCAAGGAACTGGTGAAGGCCGAGGACGAGCGGGACGCCATCGCCGCGCATCTGGAAGACTGA
- the secE gene encoding preprotein translocase subunit SecE, which produces MAKAKTPGKRPQGSAKPQMGAKPQAAGAAAITVDSPEPKKPRTSPGQFLSQVRAEGRKIVWPSRKETWITSVMVFIMVIIASIFFWIVDTGLGYAFRYIIALGS; this is translated from the coding sequence ATGGCCAAGGCCAAAACTCCCGGCAAGCGGCCTCAAGGCAGCGCGAAGCCCCAGATGGGCGCCAAGCCTCAGGCGGCCGGCGCCGCCGCCATCACGGTCGATTCGCCCGAGCCCAAGAAGCCCCGCACCAGCCCCGGCCAGTTCCTGAGCCAGGTGCGCGCCGAAGGCCGCAAGATCGTCTGGCCCAGCCGCAAGGAGACCTGGATCACCTCGGTGATGGTCTTCATCATGGTCATCATCGCCTCGATCTTCTTCTGGATCGTGGACACCGGCCTGGGCTACG